One part of the Vitis riparia cultivar Riparia Gloire de Montpellier isolate 1030 chromosome 8, EGFV_Vit.rip_1.0, whole genome shotgun sequence genome encodes these proteins:
- the LOC117921029 gene encoding transcription factor IIIB 90 kDa subunit isoform X2, translating to MVWCTNCARDCRTERLLNGYLCCTACGKVVDQDNFSNDPVFVKNAAGQSQMSGNFVKTVQSDYSASRERTLNDAYAEIGHIANAIGVSGGDSIIRPALAFYTHWSGISLGGAEKNKLLQLVFILHLCKLLSLEEHPIVQKPVDPSLFIHRFAAGLPGETNMGVSKTALRIIASMKRDWLQTGRKPSGLCGAALYISALSYGLKCSKTDIVKIVHICEATLTKRLIEFENTESGSLTIEEFNMKAEELEKEYSSTKQSNIGSTVPGKGELLCEHKGSGKPPFAHGLCEICYGEFIKLSGGLEGGSEPPAFQRAERDRMAKAAAEENADSNQIQLDKGSSSPDVCGNESSKLAEPESIGASDKQASIDEGAPSDLHGADDENANAGDESESLSDIDDVEVDGYLHNEKEKQFKKIIWEAMNKEYLEEQAAKEAAAAAAKEAYEASFKDNPEGLKAAQELAAATAAAVAKSRKERQQKRAAEAKNTVPAQTAAEATRQMLTKKRLSSKINYDVLEKLFDDSVPSENPKKIRTESQTENNDHKAPISNKKLEPEEDDLAPEDEFGYEGDTGGLYGNDLYGEGYDYDDDYGDDGYY from the exons ATGGTGTGGTGTACAAACTGTGCAAGAGATTGTCGTACAGAGCGCCTTTTGAATGGCTACTT ATGTTGTACTGCATGTGGGAAGGTTGTTGATCAGGACAACTTTTCGAATGATCCGGTGTTTGTTAAAAATGCAGCAGGACAG AGCCAAATGTCAGGAAATTTTGTAAAAACGGTTCAAAGTGACTACTCTGCCTCACGTGAAAGAACACTTAATGATG CTTATGCTGAGATAGGTCATATAGCAAATGCTATAGGTGTAAGTGGTGGAGATTCAATAATTCGCCCTGCTTTGGCCTTTTATACA CACTGGAGCGGAATTTCACTAGGGGGCGCAGAAAAGAACAAGTTGCTGCAGCTTGTCTTTATATTGCAT CTTTGTAAACTGCTAAGTCTTGAAGAGCATCCCATCGTTCAAAAACCTGTTGACCCTAGCCTTTTTATTCATAGATTTGCGGCTG GTTTACCGGGAGAAACGAATATGGGGGTCTCCAAAACTGCCCTACGCATTATTGCCAGCATGAAGCGCGATTGGTTGCAG ACAGGGAGAAAACCCAGTGGCTTATGTGGTGCAGCGTTGTACATATCTGCACTTTCATATGGTTTAAAGTGCTCCAAGACAGACATT GTGAAGATCGTACATATTTGTGAAGCAACTTTAACAAAGCGCTTGATTGAATTTGAGAATACAGAGTCTGGGAGCTTAACG ATTGAGGAGTTCAACATGAAGGCTGAGGAGCTTGAAAAGGAATATAGTTCAACCAAGCAATCTAATATTGGTTCAACTGTACCTGGAAAGGGTGAACTACTTTGTGAACATAAGGGTAGTGGAAAGCCTCCTTTTGCCCATGGACTTTGTGAAATTTGTTATGGTGAA TTCATAAAACTTTCTGGAGGACTTGAAGGAGGATCAGAACCCCCAGCTTTCCAGCGTGCAGAAAGAGACAGAATGGCAAAAGCAGCTGCTGAGGAAAATGCTGATTCAAATCAAATTCAG CTTGATAAAGGATCGAGCAGCCCAGATGTGTGTGGGAATGAATCATCAAAGTTAGCAGAGCCTGAAAGTATTG GGGCCAGTGATAAGCAAGCAAGCATTGATGAGGGTGCTCCTAGTGACCTACATGGAGCTGATGATGAGAATGCTAATGCTGGTGATGAATCGGAAAGCCTTTCTGATATTGATGATGTAGAG GTTGATGGCTATCTTCACAATGAGAAGGAGAAGcaatttaaaaagattatttggGAAGCAATGAACAAGGAGTACCTTGAG GAACAAGCAGCTAAGGAAGCAGCTGCAGCAGCTGCCAAGGAGGCCTATGAGGCCAGTTTCAAGGATAATCCAGAGGGCTTAAAAGCTGCACAGGAACTTGCTGCAGCTACTGCAGCAGCTGTGGCAAAATCAAGAAAG GAAAGGCAGCAGAAACGTGCTGCAGAAGCAAAAAATACGGTTCCTGCTCAAACTGCTGCAGAAGCTACACGGCAAATGCTAACTAAGAAG AGACTTAGTTCAAAAATCAACTATGATGTATTGGAGAAACTTTTTGACGATTCT GTGCCTTCagaaaaccccaaaaaaattcGGACTGAATCACAAACTGAGAATAATGACCACAAAGCCCCCATCAGCAACAAAAAGCTTGAGCCAGAGGAAGATGACTTGGCACCAGAGGATGAATTTGGATATGAGGGGGATACTGGAGGACTGTATGGCAATGATTTGTATGGGGAAGGATATGATTATGATGACGATTATGGTGATGATGGATACTACTAA
- the LOC117921029 gene encoding transcription factor IIIB 90 kDa subunit isoform X1 gives MVWCTNCARDCRTERLLNGYLCCTACGKVVDQDNFSNDPVFVKNAAGQSQMSGNFVKTVQSDYSASRERTLNDAYAEIGHIANAIGVSGGDSIIRPALAFYTIALERNFTRGRRKEQVAAACLYIACRENKKPFLLIDFSEHLRINVYVLGAVFLQLCKLLSLEEHPIVQKPVDPSLFIHRFAAGLPGETNMGVSKTALRIIASMKRDWLQTGRKPSGLCGAALYISALSYGLKCSKTDIVKIVHICEATLTKRLIEFENTESGSLTIEEFNMKAEELEKEYSSTKQSNIGSTVPGKGELLCEHKGSGKPPFAHGLCEICYGEFIKLSGGLEGGSEPPAFQRAERDRMAKAAAEENADSNQIQLDKGSSSPDVCGNESSKLAEPESIGASDKQASIDEGAPSDLHGADDENANAGDESESLSDIDDVEVDGYLHNEKEKQFKKIIWEAMNKEYLEEQAAKEAAAAAAKEAYEASFKDNPEGLKAAQELAAATAAAVAKSRKERQQKRAAEAKNTVPAQTAAEATRQMLTKKRLSSKINYDVLEKLFDDSVPSENPKKIRTESQTENNDHKAPISNKKLEPEEDDLAPEDEFGYEGDTGGLYGNDLYGEGYDYDDDYGDDGYY, from the exons ATGGTGTGGTGTACAAACTGTGCAAGAGATTGTCGTACAGAGCGCCTTTTGAATGGCTACTT ATGTTGTACTGCATGTGGGAAGGTTGTTGATCAGGACAACTTTTCGAATGATCCGGTGTTTGTTAAAAATGCAGCAGGACAG AGCCAAATGTCAGGAAATTTTGTAAAAACGGTTCAAAGTGACTACTCTGCCTCACGTGAAAGAACACTTAATGATG CTTATGCTGAGATAGGTCATATAGCAAATGCTATAGGTGTAAGTGGTGGAGATTCAATAATTCGCCCTGCTTTGGCCTTTTATACA ATAGCACTGGAGCGGAATTTCACTAGGGGGCGCAGAAAAGAACAAGTTGCTGCAGCTTGTCTTTATATTGCATGTAG GGAAAATAAAAAGCCatttcttcttattgatttttcaGAACACTTGAGGATAAATGT TTATGTGCTGGGTGCTGTATTTTTGCAGCTTTGTAAACTGCTAAGTCTTGAAGAGCATCCCATCGTTCAAAAACCTGTTGACCCTAGCCTTTTTATTCATAGATTTGCGGCTG GTTTACCGGGAGAAACGAATATGGGGGTCTCCAAAACTGCCCTACGCATTATTGCCAGCATGAAGCGCGATTGGTTGCAG ACAGGGAGAAAACCCAGTGGCTTATGTGGTGCAGCGTTGTACATATCTGCACTTTCATATGGTTTAAAGTGCTCCAAGACAGACATT GTGAAGATCGTACATATTTGTGAAGCAACTTTAACAAAGCGCTTGATTGAATTTGAGAATACAGAGTCTGGGAGCTTAACG ATTGAGGAGTTCAACATGAAGGCTGAGGAGCTTGAAAAGGAATATAGTTCAACCAAGCAATCTAATATTGGTTCAACTGTACCTGGAAAGGGTGAACTACTTTGTGAACATAAGGGTAGTGGAAAGCCTCCTTTTGCCCATGGACTTTGTGAAATTTGTTATGGTGAA TTCATAAAACTTTCTGGAGGACTTGAAGGAGGATCAGAACCCCCAGCTTTCCAGCGTGCAGAAAGAGACAGAATGGCAAAAGCAGCTGCTGAGGAAAATGCTGATTCAAATCAAATTCAG CTTGATAAAGGATCGAGCAGCCCAGATGTGTGTGGGAATGAATCATCAAAGTTAGCAGAGCCTGAAAGTATTG GGGCCAGTGATAAGCAAGCAAGCATTGATGAGGGTGCTCCTAGTGACCTACATGGAGCTGATGATGAGAATGCTAATGCTGGTGATGAATCGGAAAGCCTTTCTGATATTGATGATGTAGAG GTTGATGGCTATCTTCACAATGAGAAGGAGAAGcaatttaaaaagattatttggGAAGCAATGAACAAGGAGTACCTTGAG GAACAAGCAGCTAAGGAAGCAGCTGCAGCAGCTGCCAAGGAGGCCTATGAGGCCAGTTTCAAGGATAATCCAGAGGGCTTAAAAGCTGCACAGGAACTTGCTGCAGCTACTGCAGCAGCTGTGGCAAAATCAAGAAAG GAAAGGCAGCAGAAACGTGCTGCAGAAGCAAAAAATACGGTTCCTGCTCAAACTGCTGCAGAAGCTACACGGCAAATGCTAACTAAGAAG AGACTTAGTTCAAAAATCAACTATGATGTATTGGAGAAACTTTTTGACGATTCT GTGCCTTCagaaaaccccaaaaaaattcGGACTGAATCACAAACTGAGAATAATGACCACAAAGCCCCCATCAGCAACAAAAAGCTTGAGCCAGAGGAAGATGACTTGGCACCAGAGGATGAATTTGGATATGAGGGGGATACTGGAGGACTGTATGGCAATGATTTGTATGGGGAAGGATATGATTATGATGACGATTATGGTGATGATGGATACTACTAA